CACCCGGACGCGGACCGCGCTCGCCACCGGCCGGAGCACCCGGACGCGGGGCACCACCCGGACGCGGGCCACGCTCGCCACCGGCCGGAGCACCCGGACGCGGGGCACCACCCGGACGCGGAGCACCGGCACCGGGGCCGGCCGGGCGCGGGGCGCCGGGACGGGCCATGCCGGAGGCACCGCTGGAGGTGAAGGGGTTGTTGCCCGGACGCGGGCCGGCCGGGCGCGGGCCCGGACGGGCGGCCGGGTTGGCCGGACGCGGGGCGGCCGGACGGGACTCACGGGCCTCGCCGGCCGGAGCCGGGGAGGAGAACTCGGCCGCCGGCGCCGCGGGAGCGGCGGGCGCGGCCGGGCGGGCCGCCGGGCGCGGGCCCGGCGTCGGCGCGCCACCCGGGCGGGGAGCCGCGGGGGCGGCCGGCGCGGAGGGTGCCGCGGCGGCGGGGGTCGGACGGGGGCCCGGCGTCGCGGTGGGACGCGGGCCGGGGGTGGGCGCACCCGGCTTGGGTGCGCCCCCGCCGGAGGCGGGGGTGGGCGCCGCGGGCTTCCGCGGGCCAGGCTTGGCGGACGCGCCGCCGGAAGGCGGCGTCGCTCCCAAAGCGTCAGTCAACTTGCGCACGACCGGCGCCTCGATCGTCGAGGACGCCGACCGCACGAACTCACCGAGCTCGGTGAGCTTGGCCATGACGGCCTTGCTCTCCAAGCCAAGCTCCTTGGCGAGTTCGTATACCCGGACCTTAGCCACTTCGCTCCTGTCTATACGTCCGGGGTAAACGCCGCCGGACTGTCGCTACTTCATGGGCGTACTCATCGCGTACTCATCGAGTGCTCATCGCAATCTCGACCTACTTCCATCTCGCGAGGTACCTGACGTGTCGCACGGCGTGCCGCTGCCGTGCGCCTGTGCGTGTTGCGGTGCTCTGTCTCAGCGGGGCGTCGGCGTACCGCCCGCCCGCTCCTCGACACGGGTCCGCAACACGTCGGTGTCGAGCGCGCCCTGGAGCCGGAAGGCCCTGGGGAACGCCCGGCGGCGTACCGCGAGGTCGAGGCAGGTCGGGTCGGGGTGCAGATGCGCGCCCCGGCCCGGCAGTGTGCCGCGGGGATCGGGGACGCAAACGCCCTCGATCGCCACGACACGCAACAGATCGTGCTTGGCCGCCCGCTTGCGGCAGCCCACGCAGGTGCGTTCAGGGCATGCGCGGACATGCGTCCGGCCAGACACGCTCAAGTCTACCCCTCCGAAGGGACATGCCGCCGCCCCGTAGATCTCCGGAGGACAGCTACAACGTTGACTACCGGTCGGAAGATTCCCCGGCCGGGACCTCGGTGTCGGGACGGATGTCGATCCGCCACCCGGTGAGGCGGGCGGCCAGGCGGGCGTTCTGGCCCTCCTTGCCGATGGCCAGCGACAGCTGGTAGTCGGGCACGATCACCCGGGCCGAGCGCTGGTTGTAGTCGACGATCTCCACCTTGGTCACCCGGGCGGGGGACAGCGCGGCGGCGACCATCTCCGCCGGGTCCTCCGACCAGTCGACGATGTCGATCTTCTCGCCGTGCAGCTCGGCCATCACGTTCCGCACCCGGCCGCCCATC
The window above is part of the Kitasatospora sp. HUAS MG31 genome. Proteins encoded here:
- a CDS encoding YlxR family protein, with translation MSGRTHVRACPERTCVGCRKRAAKHDLLRVVAIEGVCVPDPRGTLPGRGAHLHPDPTCLDLAVRRRAFPRAFRLQGALDTDVLRTRVEERAGGTPTPR